From a region of the Mycobacterium intracellulare ATCC 13950 genome:
- a CDS encoding TetR/AcrR family transcriptional regulator: protein MTAPGNRHEQRRRSTHEALRRAALKSFARKGFANVTVTELAREAGVTERTFFRHFPTKEAVLFQDYETQLEWLAEALTQRPSSESLFDAVLASVSAFPHDLEVVRQAATARAELISAERIAGHLRVVQSSFAGVLADFVRKRNPDTADIDLAAEVAGSALAAALVAAVENWGRKGCAGDLGADVAASLDLVRSGLARLA, encoded by the coding sequence ATGACCGCCCCGGGCAACCGTCACGAACAACGACGACGATCGACGCATGAGGCCCTACGTCGCGCGGCGTTGAAGAGCTTCGCGCGCAAGGGCTTCGCGAATGTCACCGTCACCGAGTTGGCGCGCGAGGCCGGCGTCACCGAGCGCACCTTCTTCCGGCACTTCCCCACCAAGGAAGCCGTCCTTTTCCAGGATTACGAGACGCAGCTGGAATGGCTGGCCGAGGCGCTCACGCAACGCCCGTCGTCGGAGTCGTTGTTCGATGCGGTGCTGGCGAGTGTTTCGGCGTTCCCGCACGACCTCGAGGTGGTTCGTCAGGCGGCGACGGCGCGCGCGGAGCTGATCAGCGCCGAGCGGATCGCGGGCCACCTGCGAGTGGTGCAGTCCTCGTTCGCCGGCGTGCTCGCCGACTTCGTCAGGAAGCGCAATCCGGATACGGCGGACATCGACCTGGCGGCCGAAGTCGCGGGTTCTGCGCTGGCCGCGGCCTTGGTTGCGGCAGTGGAGAATTGGGGCCGCAAGGGTTGTGCGGGCGACCTCGGCGCAGACGTGGCCGCAAGCCTGGATCTGGTGCGCTCCGGTCTGGCGCGGCTCGCCTGA